One genomic region from Hoeflea algicola encodes:
- a CDS encoding ABC transporter ATP-binding protein, with translation MANVLIESAAKYYGTMQVLHDVDITVADGEFVVLVGPSGCGKSTLLRMIAGLESISGGTIRIDGKSVNNVAAKNRDIAMVFQSYALYPHMTVRENMSFSLKLKGVSKDVISEQVDRAAGILGLGELLNRYPKQLSGGQRQRVAMGRAIVRDPSVFLFDEPLSNLDAKLRVAMRAEIKSLHQRLKTTVVYVTHDQIEAMTMADKIVVMSGGRVEQVGPPLELYDNPANRFVAGFLGSPSMNFVEGSVKDDDFVSDSGLRLPLPENTHSSAKGRRAAYGIRPEYFTVTGEGLPLIVDVVEPTGSETQIVGHIGEDVLVATFRERVETRPGDTLHILPDYTHAQLFDHETGRRLDGAIALESAA, from the coding sequence ATGGCGAACGTTCTGATCGAAAGCGCAGCGAAATACTACGGCACCATGCAGGTGCTGCATGATGTCGACATCACGGTGGCTGACGGTGAGTTCGTCGTGTTGGTGGGCCCTTCAGGCTGCGGAAAATCCACGCTTCTGCGGATGATTGCCGGGCTTGAAAGCATCAGTGGCGGCACGATCCGGATTGATGGCAAGTCGGTGAACAATGTGGCGGCGAAGAACCGCGATATCGCCATGGTGTTCCAGAGCTATGCGCTCTACCCGCACATGACGGTGCGGGAGAACATGAGCTTCTCGCTCAAGCTGAAAGGCGTCAGCAAAGATGTGATTTCCGAACAGGTGGACCGGGCCGCCGGAATTCTGGGCCTGGGGGAATTGTTGAACCGGTACCCGAAGCAGCTCTCAGGGGGCCAGCGTCAGCGGGTAGCGATGGGTAGGGCCATTGTCCGTGATCCATCCGTGTTCCTGTTTGACGAACCACTGTCCAATCTGGATGCCAAACTCAGAGTCGCCATGCGCGCCGAAATCAAGTCCCTGCATCAGCGTCTCAAGACGACGGTGGTCTATGTGACACATGACCAGATCGAGGCGATGACGATGGCTGACAAGATCGTCGTGATGAGTGGTGGCCGCGTCGAGCAGGTCGGCCCGCCGCTGGAGCTTTATGACAACCCGGCAAACCGTTTTGTGGCCGGCTTTCTTGGCAGCCCATCCATGAATTTCGTCGAGGGTTCGGTCAAAGACGACGACTTCGTTTCCGATAGTGGTTTGCGTTTGCCGCTGCCCGAGAACACCCATTCATCGGCCAAGGGGCGTCGCGCGGCTTATGGCATCAGGCCTGAGTATTTTACCGTCACGGGTGAAGGCCTGCCACTGATTGTCGATGTGGTCGAGCCTACGGGATCGGAAACCCAGATCGTTGGACATATTGGCGAGGATGTGCTGGTCGCGACCTTCCGTGAGCGTGTCGAAACCAGACCCGGAGATACATTGCACATCCTGCCTGACTACACTCACGCCCAGCTTTTTGACCACGAGACCGGGCGCAGGCTGGACGGTGCAATCGCGCTGGAATCTGCGGCATGA
- a CDS encoding aspartate/glutamate racemase family protein: MRILLLNPNTTVAMTDRMMAVASQAAQPGTELVPATAPRGVPYIASRSEAQIGGAVVLEMLAERHRSIDAAIAAAFGDPGLMAARELFDVPVVGMAEAAMLTACMLGGRFSIVSFSPTLAPWFKECVEMHKLTERCASIRTLTGPVEDVVAVQEQKEDLLVELCLKAVEEDGAEIIVLAGAPLVGLASRIKNRVPVPVVDQIIAAVKQAETLVGMSVRSASVGSFSRPGPKASIGLPEALCGWIGNDERRAVQLDLVNP, encoded by the coding sequence ATGCGAATATTGCTGCTAAATCCCAACACGACCGTGGCGATGACTGATCGGATGATGGCGGTCGCGTCTCAGGCTGCCCAGCCAGGAACCGAACTGGTTCCGGCCACGGCGCCCCGAGGCGTGCCCTATATCGCTTCGCGATCGGAAGCTCAGATCGGTGGCGCTGTCGTTCTCGAAATGCTGGCGGAGCGCCATCGCTCGATTGATGCGGCGATCGCCGCCGCATTCGGAGATCCAGGCCTGATGGCGGCACGGGAACTGTTTGACGTGCCGGTTGTGGGGATGGCCGAGGCAGCGATGCTGACGGCCTGCATGCTCGGCGGGCGGTTCTCGATCGTCAGCTTCAGTCCCACGCTTGCGCCCTGGTTCAAGGAATGTGTGGAAATGCACAAACTTACTGAACGCTGCGCCAGCATTCGCACCCTTACCGGGCCAGTTGAAGATGTAGTCGCGGTGCAGGAGCAGAAAGAGGATCTTCTTGTCGAATTGTGCCTAAAGGCAGTCGAGGAAGATGGCGCGGAAATCATTGTTCTGGCGGGAGCGCCGCTGGTTGGGCTCGCAAGCCGGATCAAGAACCGGGTGCCGGTGCCAGTGGTCGATCAGATCATTGCGGCTGTCAAGCAGGCCGAAACGCTTGTCGGCATGTCGGTAAGAAGTGCGAGCGTGGGCAGTTTCAGCCGGCCCGGCCCCAAGGCAAGCATTGGTCTGCCCGAAGCGCTATGCGGATGGATCGGCAATGACGAGCGGCGGGCAGTGCAGTTGGATCTGGTAAATCCGTGA
- a CDS encoding TIGR00725 family protein encodes MLVTIGVIGKNEQHENDVVDARTMQAAEDVGRLVAEKGGVVVTGGRFGVMEAASRGAKMADGLTIGILPAMDKSTANDYCDVIFPTGLGRARNLLTARSCDALIMIGGSCGTLNELTIAYAEARPVVILRGSGGWADRIEPVLQKGKFIDERETVEIDFADTAEEAVAKAFERATEENRTAMPDRP; translated from the coding sequence ATGCTCGTAACAATCGGCGTAATCGGCAAGAACGAACAGCACGAAAATGACGTGGTCGACGCACGCACCATGCAGGCCGCAGAGGACGTCGGTCGCCTTGTCGCCGAAAAGGGCGGTGTGGTTGTAACCGGTGGCCGCTTCGGCGTCATGGAAGCGGCTTCCCGCGGCGCGAAGATGGCTGACGGCCTGACAATCGGCATTCTGCCGGCGATGGATAAGTCTACAGCCAATGATTACTGCGACGTGATCTTTCCGACAGGACTGGGCCGGGCCCGCAATCTCCTGACCGCCAGGTCATGCGACGCGCTGATCATGATTGGCGGCAGTTGCGGCACCCTCAACGAACTGACCATTGCCTATGCCGAAGCCCGTCCGGTTGTGATCCTGCGCGGCAGCGGTGGATGGGCGGACCGGATCGAACCGGTCCTGCAGAAGGGCAAGTTTATCGACGAGCGCGAAACCGTCGAGATCGACTTCGCCGACACGGCCGAAGAGGCTGTGGCCAAGGCTTTCGAGCGGGCCACCGAGGAGAACCGGACGGCGATGCCCGATCGCCCCTGA
- a CDS encoding carbohydrate kinase family protein, translated as MSEGMLICCGSLTLDNVLTADGRALPQSWGGNVLYSAAAARLWHDNVGIVSRIGHDYPAEVAERFVERGIDVSGLVPVDAPHGMNVAFSYRPDGSRVRKFPSEAVDLIPEADRARFIDYTTFGTEHRFATWMAFAPEGSDIPVSWRDRGLGLHCAAMPVERHISIARAMRPARKSGAWIQVDSPWYDERDLTRDYSADLFALIDALLPSEADLEIVAGSGSLAHQIDGMLASGLKRVVVKRGGEGCTLHTRGETDSHIPIYPSQVIDLTGAGDAFCGGFLAGMIMTGNPVEASHYGTVSASFAIEGVGISRLLKTTADEAQQRLAQYRDSIKVLPQT; from the coding sequence ATGAGCGAGGGCATGCTGATATGCTGCGGTTCGCTGACACTCGACAACGTGCTGACTGCCGATGGTCGCGCGCTTCCACAGAGTTGGGGCGGCAATGTGCTCTATTCTGCCGCCGCCGCACGCCTCTGGCATGACAATGTCGGAATCGTCAGCCGCATCGGCCATGATTACCCGGCAGAGGTTGCCGAGAGATTCGTCGAGCGGGGGATCGATGTCAGCGGTCTCGTGCCGGTTGACGCACCGCACGGAATGAATGTCGCTTTCAGCTATCGCCCGGATGGCAGCAGGGTTCGCAAGTTTCCGTCTGAAGCGGTTGACCTGATCCCGGAAGCAGATCGGGCCAGGTTCATTGATTACACCACCTTCGGCACCGAACACCGGTTTGCGACCTGGATGGCCTTTGCGCCAGAGGGATCCGATATCCCGGTATCCTGGCGCGACCGGGGACTGGGTTTGCACTGTGCTGCGATGCCGGTCGAAAGGCACATTTCGATAGCTCGCGCCATGCGCCCGGCGCGCAAGAGCGGAGCCTGGATACAGGTTGATTCGCCCTGGTACGATGAGCGTGATCTCACCCGCGATTATTCCGCCGATCTGTTCGCACTCATTGATGCTTTGCTCCCGAGTGAGGCCGATCTCGAAATTGTTGCCGGATCCGGCAGCTTGGCGCACCAGATCGATGGCATGTTGGCCTCAGGGCTGAAGCGTGTCGTGGTCAAGCGCGGAGGCGAGGGATGTACGCTTCATACACGCGGCGAGACCGACAGCCACATACCAATTTATCCGAGTCAGGTCATCGACCTGACAGGTGCGGGAGACGCTTTTTGCGGCGGCTTTCTTGCCGGAATGATCATGACCGGCAACCCGGTCGAGGCGTCACACTACGGCACGGTGTCGGCCTCCTTCGCAATCGAAGGCGTGGGAATATCGCGCTTGTTGAAGACAACCGCGGACGAAGCCCAGCAGCGGCTGGCGCAGTATCGCGATAGCATCAAAGTCCTCCCCCAGACATAG
- a CDS encoding carbohydrate ABC transporter permease produces MSGIRKLLVYLASISVCLVFLAPILWVINISLKARADIFTWPPSVISFQPTLDNYASVLSTSGRFFGFLTNSLIAALISTVVALVIGSFAAFGLGGRRRRKSFAWTYWMLSFRMMPPIVLIIPYYIILQRIGALGELWAIALTHTIFSVAIVIWMMKNFFDEIPPEVEEAAIVDGASQWQLFRLIALPISKAALAASAIFAFLTSWNEFIFAIMLSNTGSQTVPVAISTFVGEVYVSWGELAAATIVGILPAMLFTFIGQRYLLVGLAPGAVK; encoded by the coding sequence ATGAGCGGGATTCGCAAGCTACTCGTCTATCTGGCGAGCATCTCGGTCTGCCTGGTGTTCCTGGCGCCGATCCTGTGGGTCATCAACATCTCGCTGAAAGCCCGCGCCGACATTTTCACTTGGCCGCCGTCGGTGATTTCCTTTCAGCCGACGCTGGATAACTACGCCAGTGTGCTGAGCACCTCGGGTCGGTTTTTCGGGTTCCTCACGAACAGCCTGATTGCAGCGCTGATTTCCACCGTTGTGGCACTTGTCATCGGGTCGTTTGCGGCCTTCGGGCTGGGTGGCAGACGTCGCCGCAAATCATTCGCCTGGACCTACTGGATGCTGTCGTTCCGGATGATGCCGCCGATTGTCCTGATCATTCCCTATTACATCATCCTGCAGCGCATCGGCGCACTCGGTGAACTGTGGGCGATTGCGCTTACCCACACCATTTTCAGCGTCGCCATCGTGATCTGGATGATGAAGAACTTTTTCGACGAAATTCCGCCCGAAGTCGAGGAAGCCGCGATTGTCGACGGTGCTAGCCAATGGCAGCTTTTCCGCCTGATCGCGCTGCCGATCTCCAAGGCTGCGCTGGCCGCCTCCGCGATCTTCGCGTTTCTTACCTCCTGGAACGAGTTCATTTTCGCGATCATGCTCTCCAATACCGGCAGCCAGACGGTTCCGGTGGCGATCTCGACCTTTGTCGGCGAAGTCTATGTCAGCTGGGGTGAACTTGCCGCAGCAACAATTGTCGGCATTCTTCCGGCAATGCTCTTTACCTTCATTGGCCAGCGCTACCTGCTTGTCGGCCTGGCTCCCGGAGCTGTGAAATGA
- a CDS encoding carbohydrate ABC transporter permease, whose translation MVNTTTQQTGVTSIDPDMFDDSGPETAWWFIAPAVAMSALLIALPLTGLLVISLFDWNLTRSGVMRFVGLGNYVDIFADSNFWHALWVTIRFIAETVAFQLIAGIGIALLLSQRLFGMSIIRTLFLAPMMIAPVFTGMIWRLCLSDDFGIVKYGLQSLGWTRPPLWLADPNFALHTIAVINAWQWTPFVVLFVMAGLQIIPDDLYEAAHLDGAGSIRTFFSITLPLLTPILISVLVFRTIDAVKVFDVIYSTTGGGPGTSTETLSYLVYQQTANFFNLGYGSAIAMVMLMVVALLALALVAVGSLGGRKENSEAS comes from the coding sequence ATGGTGAACACGACTACACAACAGACTGGCGTCACGTCCATTGACCCCGACATGTTTGACGATAGCGGACCCGAAACTGCGTGGTGGTTCATAGCTCCGGCTGTGGCGATGAGCGCGTTGCTCATCGCCCTGCCGCTTACCGGGCTGCTCGTCATCAGCCTGTTCGACTGGAACCTGACCAGAAGCGGAGTGATGCGCTTTGTGGGTCTTGGCAATTACGTTGATATCTTCGCAGACAGCAATTTTTGGCATGCGCTCTGGGTGACGATCAGGTTCATCGCCGAAACCGTGGCGTTCCAGCTGATCGCCGGTATAGGCATCGCCTTGCTGCTCAGCCAGCGGCTTTTCGGAATGAGCATCATCAGGACGCTCTTTCTGGCGCCGATGATGATCGCGCCGGTGTTTACGGGCATGATCTGGCGGCTTTGCCTGTCAGATGATTTCGGCATCGTCAAATACGGGCTTCAATCACTGGGCTGGACTCGACCGCCGCTTTGGCTTGCCGACCCCAATTTCGCTCTCCACACGATCGCGGTCATCAATGCCTGGCAGTGGACGCCGTTTGTCGTGCTGTTCGTCATGGCAGGCCTGCAGATCATTCCGGATGATCTTTATGAGGCCGCCCACCTGGATGGCGCTGGATCAATCCGCACATTCTTCTCGATCACTCTGCCGTTGCTGACACCGATCCTCATCAGCGTGCTGGTGTTCCGCACCATCGACGCAGTCAAGGTGTTTGACGTCATCTATTCGACCACGGGAGGCGGGCCCGGAACGAGTACGGAAACGCTTTCCTATCTGGTTTACCAACAGACCGCCAATTTCTTCAATCTTGGATATGGCTCGGCCATCGCGATGGTGATGTTGATGGTTGTCGCGCTGCTGGCACTGGCGCTGGTGGCCGTGGGCAGCCTCGGTGGCCGCAAAGAAAATTCGGAGGCATCATGA